From Caulobacter segnis, a single genomic window includes:
- a CDS encoding CopD family protein has protein sequence MRARLAQLSVQRGSFGVIDFLVAHFNLVRGLHILSVIAFMAGMLYLPRLFVYHTKATPGSEMDETFKVMERRLLRGIINPASIATAVFGLGLILADSAIRGWSFLAEPWMATKLVALVGLYGWHGFLSASRKKFERGENVRSEKFWRITNEIPFVLAIVIVISVTTKFLNH, from the coding sequence GTGCGGGCGAGATTGGCCCAACTGTCCGTGCAGAGAGGGAGCTTCGGCGTGATCGATTTCCTGGTGGCGCACTTCAACCTGGTGCGCGGTCTGCACATCCTGTCGGTCATCGCCTTCATGGCCGGGATGCTCTACCTGCCGCGCCTGTTCGTCTATCACACCAAGGCCACGCCCGGCTCGGAGATGGACGAGACCTTCAAGGTCATGGAGCGGCGTTTGCTGCGCGGGATCATCAATCCGGCCTCGATCGCCACGGCGGTGTTCGGTCTGGGTCTGATCCTGGCCGACAGCGCCATCCGCGGCTGGAGCTTCCTGGCCGAGCCCTGGATGGCCACCAAGCTGGTCGCCCTGGTCGGCCTCTATGGCTGGCACGGCTTCCTGTCGGCCTCGCGCAAGAAGTTCGAGCGGGGCGAGAACGTCCGCTCGGAAAAGTTCTGGCGGATCACCAACGAGATCCCGTTCGTGCTGGCGATCGTCATCGTCATATCGGTGACGACCAAGTTCCTGAACCACTGA